The proteins below come from a single Cannabis sativa cultivar Pink pepper isolate KNU-18-1 chromosome 3, ASM2916894v1, whole genome shotgun sequence genomic window:
- the LOC115711547 gene encoding uncharacterized protein LOC115711547 translates to MTFKVCGADDAVGRGKTNLLGKRSKKTTSHVMKSRVPAKEHEAGSSQLLADGVVAASPLRGDNELSIEESMINLSISSIISAYSDLASIEGHVESLLDPRGEERLRGIGLAGRANYGVSTIYQAIQAVLYLRRDTILLDQKNRALNKEHSRLSKEVENLKLEGETTKSSYDKLKQNYSSLNTELERVRAKVKEVEAKYVALYHEVDDISLKTAIKTRGSR, encoded by the exons ATGACTTTCAAGGTTTGTGGAGCGGATGATGCTGTTGGTAGGGGTAAGACTAATTTACTTGGAAAGAGGTCTAAGAAGACCACAAGTCATGTTATGAAATCTCGAGTTCCTGCTAAGGAACATGAAGCCGGTAGCTCTCAGTTGCTAGCTGATGGTGTGGTTGCGGCTTCTCCACTGAGGGGTGACAACGAGTTGTCTATTGAGGAGAGTATGATCAACCTGTCCATCTCTTCTATTATTTCGGCCTACTCTGACCTTGCTTCTATCGAAGGTCATGTTGAGTCTCTTCTCGATCCAAGAGGTGAAGAGCGTTTGAGAGGCATCGGACTTGCGGGGCGAGCGAATTACGGCGTTTCTacgatttaccaa GCTATTCAAGCAGTCCTCTACTTAAGGCGTGACACAATTTTGCTTGATCAAAAGAACAGAGCTTTAAACAAGGAGCATTCTAGACTTAGCAAGGAAGTGGAGAACTTGAAACTAGAAGGAGAGACTACCAAATCATCATATGACAAGCTCAAACAGAATTATTCCTCGTTGAATACTGAGTTGGAGCGTGTGCGTGCAAAAGTCAAGGAGGTGGAGGCTAAGTATGTCGCATTGTACCATGAGGTTGATGATATTTCGCTCAAGACTGCCATCAAGACAAGGGGGAGTCGATGA